A stretch of DNA from Virgibacillus proomii:
GCCATCGGACCTATATAGCTATTTTCTAAGATATGCTCAATCTCTTTTCTTAATGCTTCTTGCTTCAATATTTACACCCCTTTTCATAGACATATCCAACTAATTGTCTTATCTGTATTATTCCTTCATCCGGGAATCTTAAACACAAAATCTTTATTGTTCATATTCTTTGCAATATAATCGTACGTACTCCTGCTTATTTCGTTATTTCAGCATGATTGCATAAATTCCTTAGCAATCGATTTTGATTCAACCTCCATTATAAATTCAGTATAAATAGCAAAAATTTCAGATTATCTGATGGTGTTGTTATCGAAAGCTTCAGCAATCCTTGTTAAAGCATCGTGTTAAAAGTGATATTTGGAAATTTATTGTACTCCCTTAATATCAGTTGCCTCCATCTAACTTTTAGCCAGTAAGACCTGCCGTTCCATGTTACGAGGTGAAACCTAGATAAGTGGGGAAATCAACTGCAAGTCAAATGTCCGATACTGTTCAGAGGCCTTTAGGTCATACCCATGTGTTATTAACCATAGTGGGAGGTAAAAGAAAACTCCCGCTGATTGATGTGTCCCCTGTCAAGTAGACAGTATTAAAAAAGCAAATTATCCAGCCTGTGTCCTGAACTGATAGGGACTCCGGTTGTTTAATTTCCTTTGGAACAAGTTGAGGATAAGGAACTGACTTATATAAATTTATTTGTCATTAAGAGTACTTCATGAACTTTCACATTTCTTGGTACTCTTTTACCTGTCAATCCGTTTGATTTTGCCAAGCTGTTGAAGTACTTCTTCATAATATGGGAGTCCCTCGTTATCTCCAACAACCCGCACCACCATCGAACCTATCGTATTGGCGAAATGTAATATCTCAGTTAAATCCCAATTTTGTTGCAAGCCGTAAAGTACGCCAGCATTAAAACCATCACCCGCTCCTACGGTATCAGCAACTTTTAGAGCTGGAACAGGAGCTGCCTTTACAATGTCTCCTTGATAATAACCGACTGATCCTTTATCAGCTTGCTTAACTGCTACAAAAGAAATTCCTAATTCCTTTGTTTTTTTAATAATCGATAACGGGTCTTTTTCACCAATTATTATTTCCATTTCCTCATCACCGGTAAGCAAAATATCGACCTGAGGCAAAAACTGTTCTAATACTTCTTTCGCTTTTTCCTTAGACCACATCCGCAAGCGAATATTTGGATCAAAAGAAACTTTTACATGATGCTTTTTAGCAAGATCAATGGCTTTTTCCATGACAGCAATATTTCGATCATCAATGGCTGGGTATATCCCAGTAAGATGCAGAATCTTTGCTCGTTGGATATAGCTTTCATCTAAATCATCCACCGTCATCGTTACCAACGGTGATTTATCCCGATAATAAAACGTTCGAGTGCTGCCATCCTCCATTCTTTCTTTAAAATTCAGCGAGGTAGGGTAACCATCAACGAAAGCTAGTTGTGATATATCAATACCTTCCCCGCGAATAAAATTACGGATATAACAGCCAAACTCATCATTTCCAAGCCTGCTAATATAACCTGATTTGAGTCCTAATCGGGAGCAGCCAATAGCTACATTGAGTTCTGCACCGCCAACTTGCTTTTCAAATGTGTGAACAAACTTCAATGGTCCCGTAGATCCTGGATTAAATACGATCATTGCTTCGCCTATCGTTATAACATCCATCCCATTTTTTCCTCCAAAATTTCTGCTAATCTATAGTATGATTTGTGATTACGTCGACAATCCCATTTCTTGCAACTAAAAGTCTATCGGTCATGTGGAGAAATAACCCTGTTTCCACTACGCCAACTAATTGTTTCATTTGTTGATGTAATTGCTCCGGCTGTGCAATTGTTTGAAATAAGCAATCCAAAATATAATTACCATTATCAGAAATGAACGGATCACTTCCGCTTTTCCTTAATACCGGAGTACATCCATATGCCGCAATTCTTTCCGCTGTTTTTTCCCAGCCAAAGGGCACGACTTCAATCGGTAATGGAAAAGCTCCTAGCTTAGACACTCTCTTTGAAGCATCAACAATAATAATAAGCTGATCAGCTGCTGCTGCTACAATTTTTTCGCGTACGAGCGATCCACCGCCACCTTTAATTAGCTGTAACTGTGAATCCACTTCATCGGCCCCGTCAATGGCAAGATCAACCTTCGTCGTTTCGGAAAAGTCAGTCAACGGAATCCCTTTTTCTCTTGCTAGCTTTTCCGTTTTTATCGATGTAGGAATCCCTTCTACTTCTAATCCTTGACCAATTTGCTTTGCTAATTCATCTAACAGGTAATTTACCGTTGAACCGGTTCCTAACCCAATTGTCATCCCAGAATTAACGTAGGCCACGGCAGCTTTTGCAGCTGCGCGTTTATCTCTATTTACATCATTCATTGTTCCACACTCCTCAGTGATTTGTAAAAAATTCCTGAGCTATACTACCTCATTTATAATAACTCAATAATTCTCCTAATACACTTGCGGCATCTGCTTGTGATGTTCCGCACAAACCTGCAAACATCATCGAAACAAGTATGTTTGCATGAGTTAATCCACCACTGTCTCTTCTGCTCCCATAGTTCCTGCATGAACGTCAACTTTTAATAGTTCCATTTGATTCTTGTCTATAACTTCTTTAAACTTAGGCATACCAGTTTGATATGGATTATCAGGTGATGTTTGATTGTGAGCAGCAAAACGTCGCCATCTGGATTACCATCATTAGAACAAGCCACTCCAAAAGAGAGAGTCCTATCCATAACCTTCACTAATTATCTCCCCTACGCGAAAGCAGCGGAGTTATTCCGCTGCTCGTTTTATATATTCCCCTGCCGTTTTGGTTAACTGTTCATAGTCTGCTTCTGTTGTTAATGATGGTGCGTTAACAAGATTACTGCCGATTCCTACTGCTTTAGCACCTTGTTTTAAATAATCATTCATATTATTTAACGTTATGCCGCCAGTTACCATTGCTTCAATATGTGGAAGTGGGCCTAAAATATTTTTAATATAGGAAGTTCCTACCGTTTCAGCTGGAAAGATTTTTACCATGCTTGCTCCATGTTCATAGGCTGTCACAATCTCTGTTGGGGTTAACACTCCTGGTATCACTGGGATGCCGTAACGATTTGCCAGCTTAAGTGTCGCTATATTTAATGTTGGCGAAACAATAAAATCCGCTCCTGCTAACATAACCAATCTCGCTGTTTCTGGATCAAGTACTGTCCCTGCTCCAATACAAATATCGTCTTTCATTTTTTCGTGTGCGACTGCAATGACGCTTGCTACATTTGGAGTTTCTGCAGTGATTTCTACTGCCTTTACTCCTCCAGCAGCTAAAGCTTGTAAGATCGCTACAATATTTTTCTCATTTGCCTTTCTTATCACAGCAACTACCTTGGTTTCTTTAATAACTTTTATAGGTTCCATGTTACCTCTCTCCATTTCACTCTAAATTGGCATGTTTTTGCAATAATGCTTGTTCTGACGTTTGCTCGGGATACTGCCGTATTAAATAGGCAATGACAGCATCTAACACGATATGGGCGGCTTGATCAAATTGACTGCCTAACGGCTGAATAGTAATCGGCTCTGAGGTCAGCCGCTGTTTTGTAGCAGCCGGAACTTCTACAAGACAATGCGTATACTTCGTAATTTTAGATCGCCGATTGGCTGTTACTAAAGCAATCTTCGCATGGATAGCCATTGCTTTTTCAGCAAAGTACGTCAGTGTCCCTGTATTGCCAGAACCAGAAATAATTAATAATAAGTCATCAGACTCCATACTTGGGGTAATTGTCTCTCCAACAACATAAACAGAAAAACCACTATGCATCATCCGAATGGCAAACGCTTTTCCAATCAAACCTGATCTTCCTGTTCCTGCTACGAAGATAGATTTCGCCCGTTTTAGCTCTTCTGCTAATACCACTAGTTCATCTGAATTAACTGCTTGTAATACGTGAGTTACTTCTGATGCTATAGCATCTAGTGTCTTCCTCATTTTGCTTGTAAAATCCCCTTCCTTTAACAAGATTCTCTATTTATTAATTGTGGTGTAAAACGATAAACATTTGCTTTCATTCGTACTTCTCTATTCTTTATTTGCCTAAATAGTAATTGAGCAGCTTTTTTGCCCATTTCAAAAGTCGGTTGCGCAACTGTCGTTAATGCTGGACGATAAAATGAGGCAAACACCACATCATCAATACCAATAATTGCCAATTCATCTGGAATGCGAACGTGATTATTCTTTATATATTGCAGTATTTCAAACAGGATACGGTCATTTAAAGCAAGTATAGCTTCAGGTGGGTCCGATAATGTCAATAGGTTTCGAATGAGTTGCTGCATTTCAGAAAAATCGCCACTTGCTAAATATGCTTTATTATAGGAAATACCGTTGTTTGCTAATGCTGCTTTGTAACCTGCTATCCTCTCTAGTCTCGGTGTTACTGGTTGCTGTATTGGCGGGGAAATTATAGCTATTTTTTGATATCCAGAAGCAATAAATTGATCAACCGCTAATTGAGAGGCCTGATGATTATCCAGTAATACAGCATCCATGTCTATTTCTGGTACTAGTCTATCCATAAATACAAAAGGATATTTTTCATCAATTAATTCTTGGTACAAGTCTTTATTTTCGCTAGTTGGAAACGTAATAATTCCATCAACCTGCTTAGCACGTAACATATCAATATAACCTTTTTCCTTTGCCGAATTGTCATCGGCGTTGCAAACAATGACATGGAATTTTTCTTTATGGCAATAATCTTCAATTGCCCGAATAATTTGCGTAGAAAAACCATGAAGAATATTTGCAACAATAACACCTATTGTCTTGGTAGATTTTTGCTTCAAACTTCTAGCGATGATGTTTGGCTGATAACCTAGTTCCGCAATTGCTAACTCAATTCGTTTTTTGGTATCTTCCCCCATATAATCAAATCGTTTATTTAAGAATTGCGATACAGTACTTTTAGAAACATTTGCATATGCTGCTACATCAGCAATGGTGACTTTTTTCATTCGGTACTCCTTTTCCAATTACTAAATCGGTTTAGTAAATCGATTTATGGATAGTATAATTCATTTGTAAATGTTTTACAACTAAATACAGCTTGACCTTGTGACAAACGATTCGCTCGGTTCTTTTATAAGAATATGGAATCTTCCTTAGCATTCTTTATACCGCTTCTAAAAATCCAGGCATGAACCCAATTTCATGGACATACATATAGATTAAGAAACTCTAATAGGGAGCTAATGAGATGGAAAATACAGTGGCGATTAGTGAAGAAGAAGTGAAAAGGTATTATATTTTACAGCAGGAGAAAAAAGAAATGGAGCATGAAATGAAACAATTAAAGAAAAAATTTCATCATTTTTTAGATGAATCCGCGGGTAAGAATAAAAGGGGGGAAATTCATCGCGGTGATTACTGTATACAGCGACAAATTCGCACTTCTATTTATTACACCCCTGAGATAACAGTGAACAAATTAGAGGAAATGCAATTATCCGATTTTGTTATTACAGAAAAACGTCCAGACACCGAAAAACTGGAAGCTGCAATTAGGTTGGGGTTAGTAAATGAAGAGGACTTTGCTGACTGTAAAGACACAAAGATAACGCAGGCTATTGTTGTCAGAACCGCTAAGTAAAATAGCAAAATTAAAGCGCTGATATGATGAAATCAGCGCTTTTTATAAACTATTTCTATGGAATATCATCATAGCAGATTTTCTATTACTATAAGTGTATATTTAAAAAGAAAAGCATAATAGGAAGAAATTTTTACTACATGATATTTTTCCAAGCCAATTAGTTACACTTAATCAAAAATAAACCGTTGATAAATATGAACGCTTGTTTTCCGAACTTCTTGTATGTCTCTTGAAGTATAAAAACTTTTACATCAAATAGCCTCTCAGCTATCAGTAACATGTTTTTATTAGAAAAAAAGGAATTCTTATTTCTTTGGACGTAACAATATAGTATGATACTTTATAAGATTTATATAGTGAAACAGTCAGAATTTTGCTTCACCCCTACTGAATGTTGGGAAAACAAAGCGGGAATTTAGGTGCCGTTATCTATCGCTTAGAATACTCGTATTCTCTATAACTCTGGAAGTGGGAGTCTTACGGCACCTTACATTCGGAATAAAAGTGTGAACAAAACCAAAGGGAGAAGGTGGTAATTTGCAAGTTAATCGTTTGCCAGCTCTTATTTTTGCTATTAGTGTCTTATATATTTTTATTATTCCCTCCGAACCTATCCAGTTAAAATTGTTTTTTAAATTAGTCCCAATGATACTAATTATAATGTACGCCTTCTTGAAATTACCAAAGCAAAAAACAAAAACACATTGGCTACTTTTGATTGGATTAGGCTTTTGCACCATCGGTGATGGAACGTTGCATTGGTTTGTTGTTGGTCTTACAGCCTTTTTGATTGGTCATTTATTCTATCTAACTAGTTTTCTTTTTCAATGGAGATTTTCCAAATGGAGGGTTGCATGTGTTCTCCCCATCATGATTTATTCCTTGCTGTTTGGAAGTAAACTTATCCATGCACTTTCGAATTCTGAAGAACAAGCCCTCATTTTCCCTGTTAGTTTATATATTATTGCCATCGCTAGTATGGCTTGGTTTGCCATTATGACAGGAAATGGCTTTGTCATCTTAGGCAGTATCTTATTTGTTATTTCGGACTCTATTTTGGCATGGAATATGTTTGTTTCGCCTGTTAACTATGAGCATGTACTCGTTATGTCTACGTATTATGCTGCTCAATTTTTCATTGCCCATAGCATCAGCAGGTTAGGTAAAAAGCAAACACGCATAGTTTGGTAAATGGAGGGAAGAAATCGACCACTGAAAGTATGAAACATGCAGAAACATTTTATTTAAACAAACTACAAACATTAGCCATTGAGACTCGAAATAGGTTAGCGACTTCTGACGAGATATGCAACTTCATTCAAGGAGAGCTTTTCTCCTTGAAAAACCGCGATGTGTTGCTGTCGTGGTTTTTTCTTGTCCTTGAAAAAGGAAGGCACTTTTTCTACGTGCGATGTGTTGCTGTCGTGGTTCTTTCTTGTCCTGTCAATCCAAACGAGGGCCACTTAAATTGCCTCTACTTAGATTTATTCGTATTCTCTATCACTTTGGAAGCGGGAGTCTTACCACGGCTTACATCTGATAAATGAAGAAGAAAGGATGCTTTTTCCTAATTTAAAATAAGTATCTTGCATTACTCAATATCGAGGTATATACTATTGACAGGTATTATACATTATACAATAGTTAAATAAGGTGAATCTCTTCTATGAAGACTTAAATGTAGGTTATTTATATCAACATCATAAACGAATAAAAATCAATTAGACTCAGCTTTGTCATAATTATGAATGGATAGATTTATATCTTTCAATATTGAAAGATAAATGTAAGGAAAAACAAACGATCATTCTACTTTCTAGTGGTATGATTCATTTAGAAGTGATCCTATCGCAGCGCTACTTGGAAAAATACATCTTAAGTCGTACCTAGTTTTATTTCCTTTAGCCAATTAACAAAGGGATTTATAATTTATACAATAATGAAGTGGTTATAAATAATTGTACTCACCCAATCATATAAAATTGCTTTCTTGTTGTAATCCTTACATTACTTCAACTAAAACTTTAGAAAGGAATTAAAATAATGAAAAAAATACTTGTAACGTCATTCTTATTTTTGGCTGGCTTAGCAGTCATGCTACTAGTTACGATCATTCAAAAATCTAGTATGTTAATTGCAAAAAAATGACCAAGCAATAACTTTAAATTTACGGAGGTAACCTAATGGCTAATGCAGCAATGGAATTAGTTAACTTGAAAAAAACGATTGGAAAAAAAGAAATTATCAAAGGGCTCTCCTTCTCTATTCAATCTGGGGAAGTATTCGGTTTTATTGGACCAAATGGTGCCGGGAAAACCACAACCATTCGCATGATGGTTGGATTAATCAACATCACGGAAGGAGACGTTTTAATTCAAGGAAACAGCATTAAAACAGACTTTAAAAAAGCCATTCGTGAAGTCGGTGCGATTGTAGAAAATCCGGAAATGTACCCTTTTATGACTGGTTGGCAAAATTTAAAACATTACGCTCGTATGATGCCGGGTGTTACAAAAGAACGAATGCAAGAAGTAGTCAAGCTAATGGGCCTTGAAAAGCCAATCCATGAAAGGGCTGGAAAATATTCATTAGGAATGCGGCAACGTTTAGGGATCGCCCAG
This window harbors:
- a CDS encoding LacI family DNA-binding transcriptional regulator — protein: MKKVTIADVAAYANVSKSTVSQFLNKRFDYMGEDTKKRIELAIAELGYQPNIIARSLKQKSTKTIGVIVANILHGFSTQIIRAIEDYCHKEKFHVIVCNADDNSAKEKGYIDMLRAKQVDGIITFPTSENKDLYQELIDEKYPFVFMDRLVPEIDMDAVLLDNHQASQLAVDQFIASGYQKIAIISPPIQQPVTPRLERIAGYKAALANNGISYNKAYLASGDFSEMQQLIRNLLTLSDPPEAILALNDRILFEILQYIKNNHVRIPDELAIIGIDDVVFASFYRPALTTVAQPTFEMGKKAAQLLFRQIKNREVRMKANVYRFTPQLINRESC
- a CDS encoding sugar kinase; this encodes MDVITIGEAMIVFNPGSTGPLKFVHTFEKQVGGAELNVAIGCSRLGLKSGYISRLGNDEFGCYIRNFIRGEGIDISQLAFVDGYPTSLNFKERMEDGSTRTFYYRDKSPLVTMTVDDLDESYIQRAKILHLTGIYPAIDDRNIAVMEKAIDLAKKHHVKVSFDPNIRLRMWSKEKAKEVLEQFLPQVDILLTGDEEMEIIIGEKDPLSIIKKTKELGISFVAVKQADKGSVGYYQGDIVKAAPVPALKVADTVGAGDGFNAGVLYGLQQNWDLTEILHFANTIGSMVVRVVGDNEGLPYYEEVLQQLGKIKRIDR
- the hxlB gene encoding 6-phospho-3-hexuloisomerase; this translates as MRKTLDAIASEVTHVLQAVNSDELVVLAEELKRAKSIFVAGTGRSGLIGKAFAIRMMHSGFSVYVVGETITPSMESDDLLLIISGSGNTGTLTYFAEKAMAIHAKIALVTANRRSKITKYTHCLVEVPAATKQRLTSEPITIQPLGSQFDQAAHIVLDAVIAYLIRQYPEQTSEQALLQKHANLE
- a CDS encoding bifunctional 4-hydroxy-2-oxoglutarate aldolase/2-dehydro-3-deoxy-phosphogluconate aldolase; this encodes MEPIKVIKETKVVAVIRKANEKNIVAILQALAAGGVKAVEITAETPNVASVIAVAHEKMKDDICIGAGTVLDPETARLVMLAGADFIVSPTLNIATLKLANRYGIPVIPGVLTPTEIVTAYEHGASMVKIFPAETVGTSYIKNILGPLPHIEAMVTGGITLNNMNDYLKQGAKAVGIGSNLVNAPSLTTEADYEQLTKTAGEYIKRAAE
- a CDS encoding lysoplasmalogenase; this translates as MQVNRLPALIFAISVLYIFIIPSEPIQLKLFFKLVPMILIIMYAFLKLPKQKTKTHWLLLIGLGFCTIGDGTLHWFVVGLTAFLIGHLFYLTSFLFQWRFSKWRVACVLPIMIYSLLFGSKLIHALSNSEEQALIFPVSLYIIAIASMAWFAIMTGNGFVILGSILFVISDSILAWNMFVSPVNYEHVLVMSTYYAAQFFIAHSISRLGKKQTRIVW
- the rpiA gene encoding ribose-5-phosphate isomerase RpiA; the encoded protein is MNDVNRDKRAAAKAAVAYVNSGMTIGLGTGSTVNYLLDELAKQIGQGLEVEGIPTSIKTEKLAREKGIPLTDFSETTKVDLAIDGADEVDSQLQLIKGGGGSLVREKIVAAAADQLIIIVDASKRVSKLGAFPLPIEVVPFGWEKTAERIAAYGCTPVLRKSGSDPFISDNGNYILDCLFQTIAQPEQLHQQMKQLVGVVETGLFLHMTDRLLVARNGIVDVITNHTID